The Hyalangium gracile genomic interval GCAGCATGTCCTGGCCCCGGTTGAAGAAGACGAACAAGTGCCCAGAGCGCGGCTCCTGCCCCAGCGCTCCCTTCACCAGCGCCGCCAGCCCATCGGCCTGCTTGCGCATGTCCGTCGGTCCGCTCGCCACGAAAATGCGTACCGACTCTGGCAGCCTCAGCATCTCGCGCTCTCCCGCAGCGCTCGCACCACGCGCACCAGCAACTGCTCACTCACTCCTTCGGGCACCTGCACGCGGACTCCCGACACCTCCAACTCCACTCCTCCCGTGATGCCACCGCCTGGCTCCTCCTCCGCTCGCACCCTCACGGGCACGAAGGACACCGGGGCCGGACCTCCCTGGCGTTGCCGCCAGAACCTCACTCGCGCATACGACAGCCCGTACCGCTGGCAGAAC includes:
- the tnpA gene encoding IS66 family insertion sequence element accessory protein TnpA codes for the protein MMKSREPRREEEASWLVAARSARWTEEIAAGVFREQQAEGSSLWAFCQRYGLSYARVRFWRQRQGGPAPVSFVPVRVRAEEEPGGGITGGVELEVSGVRVQVPEGVSEQLLVRVVRALRESARC